CGGAGGATTAAAATTATCGAttcttataagttataaatttATGTTCACGATCAAAGATAAAGTAGGACAAACATCTTGTTGATCGTAGCACAAgaataaatttaatttgaacttaattatggAAATGGATAAATTCCAACTTCTTGTGCTAGtacattttgtatgtattgaacgAGCCAAATTAgagatatttatttatgttctgaatatttattaaataaattctcTAGTCCATTACATGTACTTATACTcttaattttgatataattattattatctatgtgatttgatttattattttgatctaTTAAAAGATGAGACTTTTTCAATGAGTCAATAAAATCCTAGTAGATTAGATAATGACAGATTACATtagtgaaataataattagttgatAGAACCGCGTCTCGGTCCCAAGTTGAAGACACCCCCTTTATGGTTACTTATAAGTTTTCACGTGAAACCCTGCAGGTGAATTTATCCGACATGTGAAATAAGTTAAGTGAAATAATAAAGGATTAATTTAGgcaataaattatattttcagaAAATTTGGTTTAATACACCGCTGTTGGTAATTCGAACATGGGAGTTAAATAAGATGTAATGGTGAATTTCGAAATTAAATTGAGGAGCGCAATTACAGATTTTTAGTGAAataatttgtaattttttaCGACATGATTAATTCATTCTCTTGCGAATTATTGTTGTAATTGGAAGCCTCTGTCAAATAAATTTGTGGTCCCTACCATATCTGACTAATTAACCGTATCTGGACAAATGTAAACGAGTAGAAGAAGTGATATATCACGGATCTtctaaaacttttaaaattcaactttttaatggtgtttaaaaataaaaatgttttgCTAATTAAAGGGGAAAACGTTTTTGAGTTTAAATGGCCATTTATGGTCTTTATTGCCTCCTTGAATGCTCTCTTGAATGACCCTTATGACTGATCTTATTACACCCAAATTGTGTGTATAAGAAGGGATCTTAGAGGAAGAAAAAGATCATCTTCTTCTGAAAAGATAATATTCACTAGCCCACAAAAGTTTCGGTTTAACTAGAATTGGTCAGAAAAATAGTAGAAGGCGATAGAAAGGCAGTAACTCTGGAGTTCTTGCTCGACGAATTTTGTGAAAGTTTCAAGAGATTAGTCTtctaattttgtaatttttgatTTATATTATCATGTTAATATGTAAGTTTAAGATTGCATGTTATGCTTCCGCTGCGTGTATGATTTTACACTCCAATAGAGAGGATGAAGGAAGAGATAGAAAATGGTGGAGGACATGAGTAGTGGGGGGAGAGATACTGTTGGCGGAGGAGATTGGGGGAGGTTGATGAGAGAGAAAGATATTTAATTCTTATTGAAACGTTAATTGTGggtagggctgtacaggacaaaccgataaaccgcaccaaaccgacaaaccgaaccaaaccgggaaaaaaacccgactagtggtttgatttgacttggtttggtgtttggaaaaaaaaacccgaccattatagggttggtttggttttaactaaaaaaagtcaaaccgaacccaaaccgatccgattatagatatactacttttaaattatgttatacataagaatatttattaaaatataatttataaatattttttaaaattttttcataatttttattttctttcttacatttagatttggagttgagaagctcatctaaataatatacaaaaaaaaccatcttataaagttatattataaagttaaaacttcaaacagtgttctgcctccatcttatacgttgatattttgtactagaactctttttaagaagcactgctctgtgttttttattagatactatgaaaaacccgagtaacccgaaaaacccgaaaaaacccgaaaaaaattaatatcgaaaaactcgactttattggtttggtttggtttatagatttaataacccgacacaaatggtttggtttggtttgtaaaaaatccgaaccaacccgatctatgtacacccctaattGTGGGGTTTAAATGTAAAGATAATTAATCAATCCTACTCTGACTATATCTTTAATAATATAtggtataaaatatttaaagtggTAATATATGTAATTGTTTGAAAGTAGAGGTAAGCTTAGTATATATGGTAGTGATGTATGTCTAGTTAGGTAATTTAGACTTAAAAACTAAGTCAATATTTAACCCAAATTGACTAatgagaaattttatcaaaatattttttaaaatatatgtcTTACATAGCCATAtagtaaagaaaaataataattttattaggtactaaaaatttataaaagaacaaataaagaaattaaaacttaGTAAAAATTGACATATTGAGTTATGACCCGCATTTTAGATCAATCCAACTATTTCAGCCCAAGTAGCTTTTGAGCGCCTCAATAAACCACTCATTTGTTCATTCAACTCATTTTGACCCGTCTAAATTCGGCCCAATCCACCCGTTTGATACATGTTATATGAACCATGTGTTTTatattagaaatattttatttttaatttttttttttggatcattctCATTACATACTAACATTTTGTATGGTATATTGtatctattatttcattattttcattttcttcgAACAATATATAGTCATTTATATTTCAAGGGGCAAATAATTGAATAAGAAGATGCAactcaattttattaattaatgtaaacacactttaatttaaaatctaaaatCTAAACTTTAAGggtatatttgtcatttttattgGGAAAATTTTGAACTATAAAAGCTACACATCATCTATTTTGTAGTCATCATTTATTCGTTCCATCTTTGGAGCTAGAATTTTTTCACATCTTACTAGGGTTGAAGGTTTAGTTGAGAAATCTCTTGAAGTTTTCTCcatttcttcaatttcttgTTTTGTATTGAATATCTAAGTGTGTAGTATTTAATTCCTTGCTTGATTCTTGTTTATGAGAATATTCATTATTAAAGTTTGATTTAAATATCTTGTTTTGCTTATGCTTTCTTCATTGTTTCTCCGCCTTTTTTACTTCGGTTTGAGGCACTTGAGcagagggtctttcgaaaataacATTTCTACCTCtttgaggtagtggtaaggtctgcataaACTCTACCCTCTTCAAaccccacttagtgggatttcaccGAGGATGTTGTTGTTTTGCTTATGTATTGAAtaatttttattcttaataaagTGAGTTAGTTGTGCttaatgatttcaaaggaaatAGTTAACCCTAAGACTcgaaaaattcaaataaaaaataattaaagtgaGAAATCATTTAATACATAAGCAAAATGCATGAAAATTTACCCACTATTTAGGCCCACCCTTATTACATATACTTGGTTTCTTACTTGGAAGTTGACATAGTTGCTTGACAAATACATGAAAATCTTGACTGGAGCTCCCTCCCTCTTGAACCGCCTTTGCGACACCATCATGGAGTTTTCTCATTCGCTCTTTTTGTGAACGAGCTCCACCAATTGAATCACATAAGATTTGAGTCAACTCTACTTGACTACCACCTTCACATGCCTTTATTCCCACTTTTAGTTCGTTAACTAACAATTCTTCACCTATAAATTGGTCTGCACCCATAGGCCATGTTAGCATGAGCACTTTAGAGGATATGCCTTCTAGTATTGAATTCCATCCACAATGAGTCAGGAAAATTCCCACGGCTCGATGTTTTAGTATAGCAAGTTGTGGAGCCCAACCTTTGATTATCAACCCTCTATTAGCTATTCGATTTTCATATTCTTTGGTGATTGGAtcatcctcctcctcctcattGTCGTCCATCActttttgaattctcaagcacCAGACGAAATTCACCCCACTACGTTCCAAGGATGTCGCCAGGGCAGCCGTCTGTTGTCGTGTCAATATCGAGCGACTCCCAAAGCACACGTAAACGACCGAGTCATCAACCTTGTCGTCTAACCACGTCATCACTTCATCGTGTGGCATCGCGCTCAACCCGCCACGTTGAGAATAACATGGGCCTACTACATTTAACAAAGGCCCAACAGCCCAAACCCTATCATGGCCCATTTCTTTCTTTACCTGATCAATATAAAGACCCTCAATTTCTCTACA
This sequence is a window from Solanum dulcamara chromosome 10, daSolDulc1.2, whole genome shotgun sequence. Protein-coding genes within it:
- the LOC129871642 gene encoding flavonol 3-O-glucosyltransferase UGT89B1-like; this encodes MEFSGDNNSGTHVLLFPFPTSGHIIPLLDLANHLINHSLKLTILVTPLVLPLIEPIQEIHPSDSIQTLVLSVPETPPGSNFATRVRATSKLYDPIIDWFHTHPSPPVAIISDFFLGWTLQLACRLGVRRIAFWPSGAFTCLVMSYTWSNVEEIFSKSDENTLVTFNNIPNTPEYPRLQVCTLSSQYKKGDSDWEFLRDGLLDNVKSWGTLFNTCREIEGLYIDQVKKEMGHDRVWAVGPLLNVVGPCYSQRGGLSAMPHDEVMTWLDDKVDDSVVYVCFGSRSILTRQQTAALATSLERSGVNFVWCLRIQKVMDDNEEEEDDPITKEYENRIANRGLIIKGWAPQLAILKHRAVGIFLTHCGWNSILEGISSKVLMLTWPMGADQFIGEELLVNELKVGIKACEGGSQVELTQILCDSIGGARSQKERMRKLHDGVAKAVQEGGSSSQDFHVFVKQLCQLPSKKPSICNKGGPK